Genomic segment of Leopardus geoffroyi isolate Oge1 chromosome B2, O.geoffroyi_Oge1_pat1.0, whole genome shotgun sequence:
AAAATATGGAGATAAGACActaaaagaaacagtaaaaaaaaattgaaaatgattcTTTCTGGGAGAAGCATTTGGAGTGAAGAAGAATCAGAGAGAAGACCTGTCTATGTTTACTTtgataaacatataataaattattacaaCATCACTAATAGAATTTTGATTCATTTCTCAAGTTATGACAACATACCGTTCCACAGCACGGAGCTTAACCTTATTCATATCCTTTAGAATGTCCAACATATTCGGAACATCTTTATTCTCCTGGCTTTTCGAACGATGACTGTCATTAGTCTTACTATCACCTGACTGCTGTCTTTTCACTTCATTTGCTGAGTTATCTGAGTTACATGTGTTATTAGTTCCTGGCCATGTGAGTGAACATGGACGTTGCGGAGAAGAAAGCTGAGGGGgcactggaggaggaggagcaggtggaGGGAAGAACACTGAACTTGACAATGGATCTGGTTTGACACTCAGTTCAGCAGTTCCTGGCGATGGCCTTTGTCCCAAACTGGTAGGTTCGCTGTTCAAGTCAAAGAGGCCTAAAAACAAAGTAGTCTGTTGAAAAAATCATGCAAAATTCTCTCCAACAAAACACATAATactaattagaaacaaaaaaggaacaatttCAGTAATGCTACTAAAATAATGATGTGGCCAGGAAAAAGAAGCAATCCCATCTGCTTAGTAATTTTTATAAGAGTCAAACCAAAAAATAAGCTTATTTTTAATCCAATTAGGATTTTCTGGGTAGGCCTTTAAAGGGAGGAAGGGtgagaatgcattttaaaaagaaatcaaaaagtgcTTTTTCAGTAATTAACATACAGTCTGAATTTCATCCTCTATTTAAAAAAGCTAAAACACAATCAACAATTCGTAGTTAGAAACATTCAAACTGGTATATTCACTCTATGATGACACTGTAGAAATGCCCAAGCATATATTTTCTAGGCAAGGCCTAGGACGGATACTGAGTACTTAACTTTTTCACAACAGATTTGCTCCCAAAAGACTTTTTAACACGACTGCTTAAAAATAATGTgcgtgtaggggcgcctgggtggcgcagtcggttaagcgtccgacttcagccaggtcacgatctcgcggtccgtgagttcgagccccgcgtcaggctctggactgatggctcagagcctggagcctgcttccgattctgtgtccccctctctctctgcccctcccccgttcatgctctgtctctctctgtcccaaaaataaataaacgttgaaaaaaataaaaaaaaccaaaacaaaacaaaaaaaataatgtatgtgtctatttcattttaattgctattattatatatcaatatgtataatatttatgcataaaatacataaatatacaatacTGTATAAACatttcatgttatatataaattatatgtgtgtatatggatGTGTacagatacatgtatatattatgtatgtggGTGTATGTTGTTTAAAACCAGtcacatcttggggcgcctgggtggcgcagtcggttaagcgtccgacttcagccaggtcacgatctcgcggtcggtgagttcgagccccgcgtcaggctctgggctgatggctcagagcctggagcctgtttccgattctgtgtctccctctctctctgcccctcccccgttcatgctctgtctctctctgtcccaaaaataaataaacgttgaaaaaaaaaaaaattaaaaaaaaaaaaaaccagtcacatctctaaaaatttagaaaaggatCATCTGGAAAACATTATTCAACCTGAATTTAGTGAAAGAACAGCAGCAATAACTTCAAACTACAAATACATGAAGACCTTATATTCATCTTCTTTCAAATTAATATATTCTTCCTCATAAATATCAATGCTTTTCTGAAGAGTTAGAAAAGTTTACTTAGAAAACAGCTTTTCAATACAAAAGTACAATCTACAGCAGTACAGCTGGAACCAAAGCCATGCCCCTCACCGCAAATGTGTCTCCATTTATTCTACATAAACATCAGACGTAGCAATATTACACCCTCGATATCCTCGACATATTTAATGTCATTCACAAGACACATTAGCATCTGATGCTCTCATTTGGGACTGTACTGACTGAAATGAAATGGTAGGTGAGCACCATCTAAGACAGAACGCAGCATGGCACTCACCAGCGTTTGCACGGTTTTTCAGTTCCTGCATTTGCACAATTGCAGCGATCTGAGTGCGAAGAAAAGTCAGCTCATCTTCGAGggcagctatttttttaattgcagcttCATTTACAGGCCCATCGTTTTTGGTTCGTTTATTCTGTCTTGGAGCAGGCAGCAATGGATTCCAAACTGGTGGCAAAGGAtggaaaaattccattttcttctcttcttcatttttccatATGCTATTTCTgtgggtagaaggaaggaaaaactgagGGGGGAGGTGGaatttccccaaagaaataaattctttcagacaaagaggaataaagacacaaaaacaaaaatcagagtaGCTCTCTTTATCTCATCATTGTCTCCAGACTCACTGAGGACAAGCACAACAGCTTATGTAACTTTGTATTCTCAATATCTAGAAAAGAACAGTTGCCTTTAATAAGTGACCAATAAGTGGTCAGTGAATGAAGGAACACGTCTTGCTTTTagactgtaaaacaaaaataattgtcTTGTAACTGTTCTACCTAACTGGTTTAAACACTGTACAAAttgatttatttagaaataaagtgGATTTACTTAGAAATTCTACATACTCTGAATATATGGTACTGAATGGCCTTATACTAAGCATTATGTCAGGGATAAGTTTAtggtattctaattttttttttaaatagataaaccACTTTGATACATAATAAATTTAGCCAGAATATTTGGATAATTGACCCTTATTGTGTTTATAGCCTATATCTGAATATACTAACACTTAAGTTAGTACTCCCGAACAGTAACAcattcaaatttcaaatatatttatttaacatcattgcctggtacacagtaaacACTATTTAAGTTTTGgctaaatatgtaaaaaataaccaaatatggTATCTAGCATAGGAAACAGCTTTCTCctaaaaatgaacacaatgaTTTTGACACCCTTTTAATATCATTCCTTCCTAGGCCTACATtaagagaaatgggaaataaaaatatcatccTTATTAGGAAGCTATTAGTAGGTCACAGGGCAGTACAGAGACAGACACAAGATTCAATTAGTATGATCGAACTTCAACACGTGCAAGAATTAAGATTACAGCCCATATCCCACCTTCCACAGGAAGTATGTAAAATTACCGAAATCTGAGACAACTGCCTTCTTCATCATTTGCCACACGCAAAGTATCAGCAAAAGACGGAACTACAGATCCATAGTTACCAGGGTCTACAGAGTTCAATAGAGGGATCAACTGAAgtaaaaaaggggaagaaaaaaaaaaagtcagagctttgctggggtggggggcagggggtagaaCACATGCATGCCCATGGAAATTGCCTAAATTAAAAATCCCTGAGTTAAGAGGAAAAAGGATATGCAACAGAAAAACATGCACCTGTTAGCAGGGCAAAAAATACTGAGGAAAATGTTATCTAAAGTCTAAACATGTAGCAATATTCTCTACCCTGGTTAATGTCATCTGTCATAAAACACAAactagaagaataaaataagcTATTCAAGTGTTGCTTTGTGTCTGCCCATCTTTGAAGGtaattacttaaagaaataaacacaaaaacatgcAAGAGGTTTTTGGCTTTCGGGAAACAGTTCTTCTTCTGTTCTACTCTATCTCTAGAAGTACCTGGGATTATTGTATACACAGTGCTTGAACAATGCATGTTGACTGACTTACCTCAAAATTAGGCCTGGGACAAGGTTCTAGAGGAAGAATTTTCCCAATAAGACGAACAATACTCCGAGCTGATCcatagtctttattttctctaatctGCAAAACCTATTTACACATAGAACACTGTTTAAAAACTActctgttaggggcgcctgggtggctcagtcggttaagcgtccaacttcggctcaggtcatgatctcgcagttttcgagtttgagccccgcgtctggctctgtgctgacagctcagagcctggagcctgctacagattctgtgtcttcccctctctctgcccctcctatgctcatgctccgtcactctctgtctcccaataataaataaatgttaaaaaattaaaaaaaaaaaacaaaaacactattctGTTAAAGCCATGTTTATATATCCATGAAGAAAAGTAGATGTAAAGGATGCACTAacacttattttgaaaagaaaatacagaagggcatactcaaagtatttttttcaaagaattaaactttggggcacctgggtggctcagtctgttaagcatccagctcttgattttggctcaggtcatgatctcagagtcctgagACGGAACCCCTGTCCAGCTCCGTgctaagctcagagcctgcttgagattctctctctctctctcttctctctctctgtctctctgcctcccctgcccctgctagttctctaaataaataaacttaaaaaaaaaattaaacttcattcATATttgtcctaaaaagaaaaaaaaaaaaaaaaaaaaaggatgggagtTAACCTATGTAATATTCCAGAAAGAAAGGTCTCTTAAGAAAGCACcacaggggtatctgggtggctcacttggttaaacatccaacttcagcttaggtcatgatctcccagttcgtgcatttgagccccacatcgggctccatgttgacagctcagggcctggagcctgcttcagattctgtgtccccctctccctttgcccctctcctgctcatgttctgtttctctctctcaaaaataaataaacattaaaaaaaaaaaaaaaaaaggaccacaaATTCATTTTTGTCCTATTTCTGATAATGACaaaatactttaggggcgcctgggtggctcagtcggttaagtggccgacttcggctcaggtcatgatctcgcggtccgtgagttcgagccccgcgtcgggctctgtgctgacagctcagagcctggagcctgcttcagattctgtgtctccctctctctgaccctcccccgttcatgctctgtctctctctgtctcaaaaataaataaacgttaaaaaaaacacaaaaactttaGGGAACTTTATCCAGAAAAattgcctcctctcctcccagctaAACACCTTTTGGCCCAGTCAAAAATTGACAATTTCAGTTTCTCAAACAATGAGGTAATACAGAGTGCACTTATGTAATTCCTttcaaaggtgaaataaagaggGGGAATAAACTAATCCGGCACTAGACAATTTAAGAATTCTTTACTTACAGTGAACTATATCTGCCAGAAGTCAGTTCTTAAAAAGATGATAGAAATGAAATACGCTACTATAATTCAAATAACATCTTGTCTTTTGGCTTGGGCTTTCCAGATTGGTGTAAACAATTCCCACAGAAGCCTCCTCAAAAATATGACATAATATTTCTGCTTTTGGCAGAGATTTCAAGACAAAGAAAGCACTTTCTTCAAAAAGCATTAAAACTtggacttttcatttttcctaagaTCCCATAACAAGGAGAGTTTATTACAAGCAACAGATGTAGGTAGCATCCTAACAGCATCTTCTTGGAAATGGACATACAGTTCtagaactcaggaaaaaaatctgGGATTTAGATGGATTTGGGAATCGTCAGCAGACACAATACATGATAGGTAAAAATTAAAGCTATTTGACTAGTTGAGAAAAACTGGGGCTAGAGAGGAAGATCCGGAAGCCACTGGCACAGAAAATGCCATTCCTCTACTTTCAAATAGTAAGATTCTGAATGTATCCGATCACATCCAAACACCTGAGTTCAGAACCTTACTATTTGAAAGTAGaggaaacattaaaacattaaactgATTACatcatagggtgcctgggtggctcagtcagctaagtgtccaacttcagcttggggtcatgatgtcgcggtttgtgagttcgagccccgggtcgggctctgtgctgacagctcggagcctggagcctgcttcagattctgtgtctccctctctctctgccctccctcactcgcgctctctgtttaatgtttaataaaaaatttgaaaaatctttttaaacagATTACATCTACTGGCCTCATAAGCTTCCATCAATTCTGCGATCTCAGTCTCCACAACATCCTCCATGTATTCTGTATTATTCTCCAGTCACTCGAAAAGTCCTCTGCCACTTGGCCCAGTTCGTTCTATCCGACTGAATTACCCACTCACTACGTCAATAACACGAGCTCTTTTGCGTATAGCAATTTTCCTCATGGTCTCGAAGACAAGCCAATGTTATCCTAATTGCCAAGCACTTACGCATGTGCCCAAAGGGCACCACTCTACCTCCAGCCCTGGCACCAGCTGTTTTTACCTGTCTTCTAATGTCAGATTCACACTCCTCTACAAATTCGACTCTGCTTTCGGGAGCTTCCTAGGCTCTAAATTCCTAAACCAGTTCCAAGGAGCACCACACAACAGGATACCTAACTACACGGAACTTTGTTTCATTTGCAGTGTTCTCTCTGCTCCATTAAGACTGTCAACTCCAGGGGCAGAGATGTGTTTATGTTCCTTTTCAATCCTACAGGGTAGTAGTTCTTAACCATAAATCACAATCACCTACACCTACAATCACTTCAGAAGGtactctccaaaagaaaaaaaacacaaaccacacACGTAAGAcaaattttctagtagctacatctgaaaaagtagaaagaggtaaaattaatttatgttcatttatttttgagagagagacagacagagcaagggaagggcagagagagagagggagacacagaatctgaagcaggctccaggctctgagctgtcatcacagaaccagatgcggggctcagacccgcAAGATGttgattatgacccgagccaaagttggatgctcaatcaactgagccttccaggagccccaagtgtttattttacttttgaaagagaaagagggagagtatgagcaggggaagggcagagagagactgggagacagaggatctgaagcaggctctgtgctgacagaagagagcccaatacaggacttgaactcacaaacggtgagatcatgacctgagttgaagttggatgcttaacagactgagccccccaggcgacCTGGACTTTACTGATGTGTCTTTCCTACCAAGCAGAGATTTTCAAGTTGTTTCAGTGATAGGTTCATTTCCACTCAGAAAGTGTTCATCCTCTTGATATTATGTGTTCTCGTATTACTAATGGATAAATTACCCCAACTACTCTTAGctggagaaaataaattacaaaaacaacaaTATTTAGAAAGACTACAAATCCATGCTGACTTCAGCTGGGTATTCTGCACAGGTATATTCTGCGACCTCTTCAGAGCATGTGTTGTTCTCTACTGTCTTGCCCAAAGCAATCACCGATCTCTGAAATCCCCAAAGCCACCATTTTTATTACCTGGCAGAAGCCTTGACTCTGCTCTTACTGAGAAAACCAAGGACTCCAACTTAACAcacctcaatttttatttctctccattcCAAACCTCTCCACCATCTCTCACTTTTATCCTGCTCAactgtctgtcttctttccaaGACTTATTATTAATATTCCTTGCCCAGCTACCTTCTCCGGGACATTGCTCCATCACTCGctctttcatttgaatttttaacttttttttcctgtctatgAGGTTCTTCTCCAATGCTTGCAAACATGAAGTTATCTctaacactggaaaaaaaaaaaaatgtcgatCCTACTCCTTCAAGTTGATGGCTCTTGATCTCTTTTCacaaacttttcaaaagaaagttgCTGATGCCACTACCCTTCCTTAGTTAttcttcaaactatactacagcCGCCACTCCACCTACACAAATCCCTAAAGGTATCAATAATCCAATAATAAGCAAATCTTTAACTACTATTCAGTCCTCATTATCTTCAATGTATTCTTGAAATTCAAAATGCATCAGTAACACCCAACATCTTCCATTATGTCACCAAAGTCCCTGAATTCAAATATCAAAAGAATGTAGATAACCACAAATCTGAAATCTTTTTCCTACATTCTAGAACTATTTCTCTATCTGTaggatatttgtatttatataatccAACAGCACACCTGGCTCACTTCACCTCCTGATTCAAACTAGTTCCTCATACTGAATTGcctatttataatataataattgcctatttataatttataaccaCTCTTCAacttacttttgtttaaaatcttgAAAGTGTCCTTGGCTATTCTCTTCTAATTCACCCCAACAAATAGCAATGATTTGCCCATTCTATAAACTCCCCAACTATTCTTTCTTATATTCAATCTTGTATTATAGTtatctgtatgtttttatttgtcaTATTGTATTTTAAGCAGTATGAATACAAGATCGTGTATTGCTCTATATCACCCAAAGAACCAAGCATATTGTGTTGGATATGGTAATGCTCCATAAGTAGAGAAAATTGGATTTGCTTGTACTTCTTAGGCCTAAGTCATCCTCTCTCCAGATTTATTCTGAATTTGTTGAGCTATAACTTGCCAGTATATACCCAAATATCAAACTTAAATtacgttattttatttttcttttaaaaaaaattttttttaacgtttatttatttttgagacagagacagagcatgagcatgggaggggcagagagagagggagacacagaatcggaagcaggctccaggctccgagccatcagcccagagcccgacgcggggctcgaactcacggatcgcgagatcgtgacctgagttgaagtcggacgcccaactgactgagccacccaggcgcccccaaacttaaattactttaaataaaaccactggataattaaaatatattttacctgtGAAGGTCATATCTATATTTTGCTGCATGTGCACCTTTTGCTGGCATTTGACCTATCTAGTAAATAGGTTGCTAATAATCttatcctccccctccccccaccccctccccccacccttttttttttaagtaaactctacatccAACTTGGGGCTTAACTCACAActtacaacctggagatcaagagtcacatgctcttccgactgagccagccaggcgcccttaatTTTATCCCCTTTTTTAACGCAAACTACCTAAGGTACACTATTGCAAACTCAGCTCTGTTACACCTGAAAAGTAACAATCTTGCcttaaattaaatgtttacatatatatagatcATTTTCAAAGTAAGACCCACAAACAAATACAACAGGTTCATTCAAATCCATTAAAAGACATTTACCTGGTCTATGGGAACACCGAAATATTCCAGCATCTCTCTTAAGATATTCAGTATGAGTGACATTGATGAAACAAATACATAAGCGAATTCAAGGAAACATTATCAGTTTCTTGATACCTTCCggaaaaacaatttagaaaatattactcttgaccaaaaaaaaacacaaaaaacaaaaaatacgaTTGCCACAAAACTGTATTAAGTAACCTGGAGGAATCCTTTCGTTTCACATTACACCATCAACTGATCTCTTTTGGCCAGCAGTATTTTGAAGGaagtcaaagagagagaggaatgaagaCGTGGGGAAGGGCTGATAAAGGAAATTTCAATTTATCAGTTAAATTGCACTAAAAGTTCATAAGATGTTTCAGCCTTAATAAATATCAACCAACAATAAATTGGACACTTAGCAGGGAAGCCTTTAGGTTAGCTGCGACAGCGAAGTCCCCGCTCTCCTGGAAGCTCTGGGTTGAGGAGAGGGATGAGTTCAGCTCCTGAAGGCAGGCAGGGGGGCGACCCAACGCTTTAACAAATGAACAGCGGCTCTTCCTCACAAACGAATAGGGTACCATCCATCCTCCTCGCtcattttaaagacaaggaaTTTGGACCCCAGATACGCGACGTGACTCAGTCACCCAACTAAGTGAGTAACAGGCCGAGACTAGCGCCGGTGGTGTCAGTCGCCTTGGCCGCAAGCTTCCTCAGGGGCTCTCCAAACCCAGAATGATCGCCTTGCTCACCTTCCTCCGAAGCCGAGCCTGCGAGCAACCACCGGGACACCAAGCTGCGGTCCTTAAGAAACGCTGCCTCGAATCCGCAGTCAGCGACGCCCTACGTGCGCCCGTCCTGGTTACAGGAGCGCTCGGACGTCGACTCTTGTCCGCCCGCGCGCCTCGGTTTGCAAGCCACAGACGGTAACGACGCCCCCCACCGACCCGGGGCTGGACACCGAAACCCCTTCCCTCAACCTGGGTAATTCCGCAGGATGCTTGGCCCTTACCTCCGGTCTCCCACCCACCTTGCGGCTCGCCCGGAGGCCGGGCACAACTTCCGCGTCCCTGAACGAAAATCAAACTCCGCGGGCCAAGCCAGTTTCCGAGCTCATTGGACAAGCCTAAACATATGTACTTCTGATTGGCTGCGTTATGACGTCAGGCTAGTTACGGTTATTTGGGCCGTCTACTGGgatatttccttcttcctctaggGGGCGGGCCTTCTGCGAGGAAACCAATAGAAGCCTAGAGACAGCAGGTGGAACGGGGGGGCGGTGCGAAGATGGTGACGCAAGCTTCTGACGCGTCCTTAGGTTCCTACATGCTAAACTACTGGTGTCTACCACACGGTGTCATGAAGGTATTAAGGGTCTTGAGCCAGGCCCGCGATCCGGAATTCGTCCCTTTTCGCAGTGTCGTCCCCTATACACCCAGACGCTAAGCGGGGCCACGCTCTCCTCTTCCCTTGAAGTCGCTATTTGTTGTCTGATCATTCCATTCAAACATTATCTGCTTGTGGGATTAGCAGAACCTAAGCAGTCTTCGAGGGATGTGCACCTTTGCAGTACTTACAATGTTCACTCACCAAACGCTCCTGGTTATCCAGGCTACCAAATATGGACCGGACGTTAACCTGGCCGAGTATTGTTAAGTAAGGACTAAATCCTATCAAGTGATACCCATTTTTAATTCTGGTCTGGTTTTTACTGGCTTCGTAAGACAGAGCAACACCTTTATTCCTACTTCAGCCAAGGATGCACTGGAATGACATGACAATTTAAGATCAACTGTACCTGCTGCTGacctacattaaaataaaatttttaaaaatggggtatTTTGAACTAATTTCTCTATGGTCcacatttactcattcaacactGAGtgttatgtgtcaggcactattctgagCATGGGAAATGCAGTAACGGGCAAGACCAGTAAGGTCCTCACCCTCCTGAAGATTACATTCTAGTAGAGACGTCAGAGAGGCTATCCCTGAGCATTTTTAAACCCCATCTCTTTCCactcttacttttctttatagcacttatcaccaCGTATATTCATGCTACCGCTATCGCCAAACTAGAATGTAATCTCTAGAACAGGTACTTTTGGCTTGAACCATGATGCTTCTCTAGTGCTTTAGAAAAGTGCTTAGTATATGgggcgcctgtctggctcagttggtggagcatgcaactcttgacctcatgaggggtcaggaattcagacgcattgggtgtagagcttacttcaaaaaaataaaatttaaaaattcttagaaagTGTCTATTATATACAATGAACAATCAATACTTGAGTAAGATAACTGGATATGggacaaaagaaaacagacatcagaAATGATCTGTAACTAAGTAACTGGCAGAATATCCCAGTAGTCCACACTAGGTTAAGGATGAAAAGGCAGAAGAGGCTGTTGGACAAGGTGTAAGTGAAGGCAAATGGGTTAGCCACCTTACTTGGAATCAGTGAGTCACAATTTCTTCAAGTACCTTGTCCTTTCCTTTTGCCCTCATAAGTATATAAATCATGATCTTGTAGCCACCTCCCTTTCCAGTCTGATATCAATCAGCACACAtcacagccagaccaacacttcCTCGGAGAATATTAGAATAGGAACCAGCACTAAAGCTACCTTCACCATGCACGCTACACCCTCCATGAATGTTTTGCTGACAACTTACCCCTAACATTCTTCAGAgatctttcctccattttgtttACGAAAGCActcatacataccacatcttgaTAACCTTTTGAGATTTGACAGTATTTTTCAATTGCTCGTttacatgaaattattttcttggccTTTTAGAATGATGCAAGATTCAGGAAACCTTTTTTGACTTCAGTTACCTTTTCTGTTGATTTTGAGTAATGTTCAGAAATACGGTGGCTTGCTTTCTAAGATTTTCCTGAttgtgttcccctcccccagtttgATCTAAGCCCTCTCCTATGGTCTCTACACTCAATGATTCTACTTTTGCTACTTTCCTCTCAGTGTGGGGTCCAGTCCTGTCCTTAAAAGGGAGTCTTGTCTTGGCTGGTGTTTTGAGAGTTCAATGGGGAAAACTGTCCCAGTCTCTCCAATCCTTCCTTTGGGTACCTTGCACTCACTATGGAGAGGACAAAATACAAGTTTCAGTTGAGTAATTTGAGATTCTCCTTTTCTCAAGTCTGCCAGACCCTAACCCAACTCTTCCTTCTCACATAGAAACCAATACCAGGCAGGTTGATGGTTTTCCCCATTTGATATTTGGAGGTTCATCACCTAGTTTAATTCCAAATGCTGTCCATAGGTATTTGGTTTTGCcatccaaatatatttttccagaacTACTAACACTTTATAGATAATCATCATACTATGTTCTGGATCCCCAACACCAAGAATGTTTTATTCACCTTTACACCCATTGCCAGGCATACTTTTTCAGTGAATAAACGAAAGGTGAGAGGCTGAGGGCTGGTTTAGACAAAGGCTAGAAAGATGTGTACACTCAATTTTGCCAAATACCCAGCAGAGCCCCATTAGCCTATGCCACAAGCCTAAGTTTGTTTTTGGTGATGAACTCAAGTTACTGTAGTTATCTTAAACAGTGGGAAAGAATACAAATTAACCTTCTAACAAAGTAGGAAATAGCCTCTCCAATGTTAACCATAAGGGTTCATATGTAAATGTGATCTCCACATTGAGAGGTGCTAACCCAGaaagttcatttaaattttacatttc
This window contains:
- the MTFR2 gene encoding mitochondrial fission regulator 2 — translated: MSLILNILREMLEYFGVPIDQVLQIRENKDYGSARSIVRLIGKILPLEPCPRPNFELIPLLNSVDPGNYGSVVPSFADTLRVANDEEGSCLRFRNSIWKNEEEKKMEFFHPLPPVWNPLLPAPRQNKRTKNDGPVNEAAIKKIAALEDELTFLRTQIAAIVQMQELKNRANAGLFDLNSEPTSLGQRPSPGTAELSVKPDPLSSSVFFPPPAPPPPVPPQLSSPQRPCSLTWPGTNNTCNSDNSANEVKRQQSGDSKTNDSHRSKSQENKDVPNMLDILKDMNKVKLRAVERSPGGRPIHKRKRQDSHWDPVSLISHALKQKFAFQEDDSFEKENRSWESSPFSSPETSRVSYNNVKLIF